The genomic stretch aattatttctttattttattgggATTTTGTAAAGAGATGAATCCCAtagtatacattattttatcctaGTATATATGTCTTTGCATAGCATAGATTGGATTATGTTAGTAGTATAGGGAAACATTGTAAAGACCAATActacatattattaaaataaattccttttattatatttgtttatcgCAGTCCTGAGAGTTGAACATGTAACCTCCTAATCAAAGGCAAAGGCATGTGTATGCCATGTGACAAAAAGTACATACTATTAGCTTCAACTTTTGGAGTACATTATAATGGCAAATTACGGTCCACATAGCTCTGTGAATCACGgtccaaaacgacatcattttgatgtttaaaaaaaattctttgttCTGCGTGTGTGTTAGAGTAATGAACATTCAGGGGTAAGATAATATACgtactttatgagttagaataatacactttatgtgttaaaacaATGTACTTTATAAGTGtttataataatgaaatttctgagataagataatgtattttatgagttagaataatatataatgtactttatgggttagaataataaaatttttgggataagataatgtactttatgtgttaaaataatatactttacgtGTTCTTGGATTGTGGTCTATACAATTGTGTAAACCacggtccacgcaataatgGTTACGTTATAATTAGCTACGTTTACATTGTTCTATTTATGCAGTTGCCCTTATTTTTCTGAAATTTACATAAAGAAATTACAACTAGTGGTTTTTCATTTACCAGGTTTGTACTTAAACTAAGgaaaataacattattcttgaattactatcaattttttgtttgattttattaCCTTGACATATAGTAAATAAATTTAGACatgaaaaaataacattaaatagaaaatcCAACTTTTTATAGTCCAGTAGGCTAGTGTTGAAATTTTGCAATATTCGAGTTACAAGTGGCAACAACACTTTGTCGTTTTCCCAGTTTTGTATGAAATTGTTTTGATGATGAGAATATGAGGACAGTAATTAATGTGACGATTTTTTCAAAGgtggacaaaaataaaaatgttttaaaaacaagataaaaataaaaaaaattaacttggGACATGAGTTTGAGATCAGAAATGCATGTCTTATCTATTTGcgttctatttttttcttttcagaatACCGAATTCAAATGCAAGTCCTTGCGTTTGAACACAAATCCCACTTcatctgataaaaaaaaaaattgttgcgcGGGGGTGACCATGGTTGCCTTCTCCTTCGCAGGAGTAGGCGATCATTTTGATTGCCTACTCCTTCGCCGGGTCGCCTTCTCCCTCTGGTCACCTTCTCCTTCGCAGGAGAAGGCAACCATGGTCGCTGCCGgcgaccatttttttttattttttatttttttaccagACAGAAGTGGTACTTGCGTTTGGATTCggtattttgaagaaaaaaaaaatagaacccAAATGATGAGACATGCGTTTCTGATCTCAAACAGATGTCCCAAAGTGATTCTTATTTTTATCTAAGTTTGAGAAAATTTTCACATTACTGTCTTTGACCCAGAATATGATTCAATATGTTGTCTGAAAATGGGGTATGAACTTAGATGCTAGTGGGATTGATTTTAAGTGTTAAATCAAAATGTGGGAAAGATGGGCCTAAGCTTCCATCTCAAGAATATCCTTCGATTTTGCTCGATTTACCTCCTCATAGGCATGGAGCGGGTTCATGAGTCCACAATATAGTCTGATGGATTCGAAAAATTTGGATTATTAACAAATCCTTGGATTTTGTTCGATTTACCTCCTCATGGACATGAAGCGGATTCATGAATGCACGATATAGTCTGACAAATCCATAAAACTTGGATTATTAACAAATCCTTGGATTTTGCTCGATTTACCTCCTCATAGGCATGAAGTGGGTTCATTTGTCCACGATATAGTCTGACGGATCCGGAAAACTTGGATtattaacaaaagaaaaagaattatacTTCCCTTTTGAGTTGGTTTCCTATGCTTAGAAGGTGGTGTAGACTAAATGGATTTGCAGTGCTCAGAGAAGCCTTTTTTTGTCCTTTAAATTTCAATCTCTTACTGCAAATGCAGTTTCTGATATGCTACTTTTTGTGACTTGTAAGTGATGCCAAGTCTAGAAAGATATAGATTTTCTGATCAATCTTAGCTTGCTGCAGAAACAAAAGAGCAGCTTCATTACTTGAGATAATTTTTCATATCCAATTCTTACATTGCATTATAGACTGCACTTCATATTCATCTGACCTCATGAACATTATATTCACATTGCAAAAAGTAGTCGAATTCGAGTCTTATGGAGCCACACATCTATTGAAATTTCGGGTTATTCTCGAAAACAAACTTGAGGGGTGTAACTTGATGTCTTGACCATATTGGCTTCAACTGGTAGTGACTGGCAAGCCTGTGGAATTCTGTTTCCTTTATAAGCTCTGCAGATATAGGCTTCAAAGTTGTCATAATCCTGCACAAGCAAAAGATGCAAATTGAAATTTCCCTTCACatctgtatatatacacactgtTTATTGCCCTGTTTTTATGTAAAGAGAGTAAAAAAATAATGGAGTTTGAGGGACTAACTTCTTGAAGAGGCTGATTATTCACCAAAACCCATGGGACAAACCTGTGTGGGGGGTTTAGACTAGCTGTCTCATCACCATATCCCTGTTCTATCTGCAAGTTAAGTCTCAGTTATcataattatacattttccataaatatatattttcttttctttttgagtgacgagagaAATCTCGCCTTATGATCTTAGATGACAAAAGActacaagaaagtaaatcatCTAAGTTGATCGGTTCAAATTAATAGGGTTTGGATTTAAACTCGTGAcattgtggttacaagtttggaTTTAGTTGACAAAGAAtcacaagaaagtaaatcagCCTAGATTGACCAAAAAGGCTTgtattcgaactcgtgacctaaTTATTACAAGTTGTTATTTAACTAGCAAAGGACTAAAAAAAAGTACATCAGCCAAGGTTGACCCAGAAGGTTtggattcgaactcgtgaccttgtggttacaaattTGTTTGTATTTATCTAGTAAAGGACCATAAAaagtaaatcagcctaggttaacggctcaaaccaagaggaCTGTGATTTGAACTCATTAACTATATGGTTACAAATTTATATCCCTAGTCACTACTTTAAATATGCAttttcttgttttctctttttctaTAACAAAAGAGTCAACTACTCCTGAGTCCCGAGGATGCTTGTGCTTCACACTACACTAGAAGTTTGTTTCATAAAgcataaatgcataatatatattagcATGCAAGTGAAGATGATGAGATTAATATAACTTAGAtagctttgtttgaatatttaaaaaataaaaaaccaggCTGACCCGGATTCCAACTCCATTATTGAAGCAATCCCTAACCGGCAATTCACTCAATCCAGTTgcagcaaagcaagaattccACTCCCCATGCCTGTTCTCCACCTGCAAACGCTCTATGCAATACACCAACCTGAAATGCATCTCCTGCATCATACCAAAAACCAAATTTCAAAAAGATTGATCAAAAGTGATCAGTATTGCACTATCCTTGCTTCCCAGTAGGTCAAACACGTTTAACCACAGGGTTCTGGTTGTCATATCTTTCTTCAAACCAATTGGTTATAAGTAAGAGACAAAcattattaactatttaaccacATTTCTCCGTGGTAAGTCACAACCCACATCTCGAATCGACCATAGGCTGAACTCCCAACAAAAAATATTCTCAGAATCCCCTAGGTTGGCAGAATTTAACAGCTAGCTGCACAGGTCCTTACCTGATTAGGCCACACATTAATGGCACATGCTTGGACTACATCCAACAGACACTCATCAGGCCCATGCTGTAATAAGTTATTATCCAAGAAATGGTTAGTCCCTTATTAGCTTgcaagccaaaaaaaaaaaaaacatatgaatCTTGAAAAGGGACAGAATTTAACCTGGCAAATCCAGGCGTTATTAGGTGCTGTTTGGGTGTTTCCCCAGGGGATGAGCCTGAGATTGACAATGGACCCAAGATCTGTCACAAACAACTTAACCAGCTGATTCACAATGAAGTTTGCGCAGTATGGACACAACGATTCGTAGTACAACGACACGCTAACCCTGTCGTCCAAATCTGATGAAGAACTATGGCATTGAAAGATGAATAAGCAAGCAAAAATGATTCTGCAGATTTGGTTATTAGGAGACGCCATTTCTCACTAGCTTGTAGTTGGGTCCTGTATTCCTGTAGTGCTTTAAGGTTAGAGTTTATGTATGCAATATATGCCCTCATGATGCATACCCCAAAAGTAACAGTTGCTTTTCCACTTCTCTTTATCCggtttttgttcttttattcCACTTTTTGGGACTCTTCAGTTGCCTCTACCAGTCTAGCCTTTAAGGACACCTATAATTTTAAtggaaaattaaaatgctatttgaacaattttatattcattaattacaaGTTAATACACATTTTACTCATCGattatagttattttttttatttagtcctAAACGATTTGTTGTGTTCAATTAGGTCATCGTCTGTGAtggttttacctaattgagttATTATCTATTAAGATAACTTGGTAATTTCACCTctattaatatccaatttaatttaatccttgactatagtaattttacccaagttaggctatgtttggcaaactagctgaaaaggtagctgaaagctgaaaagtagttgaaaactgaaaagctatgagctcgaaactgaaatctgaaaagctattaagctagctgttgcttaaaagtgtttggtaaaattagttttttgataagctgataaatataaaaagactaaaaaatgacatcttcatacaatttaaatagttttaaatttaaaaaggtttgtttatatattaaaatataaaatagtgaaatcaatatattttaataaaatataaactaagaacatatatttgaaaacatataaagtaaaacaaaatgtttacaattcataagattagttcatacaaaaaatcaatgttcaaacacaaatgtcgaattgaaattacaaccaaacaattgaaaagaaaaagtcaaaataatagtaataataataatagtaataataataataataatgatatggCATCGGTTATTCCAAAAAATTGATAtcgtatataaattttaattttttttatacgaACTGATGTTGGTCTTTTAACGAAACTGACATCGTTCTCTTAAAAgagttatttaaaattatttaaatgacGTCAATTTTCCTAAACTGACgtcaaaacaaatataaatattattactaatactactactattactagcAGTGACACACGCTTAAGGTGCTCACATTTGTATTTCACACATTCTACCCTACTGTacatattatttgaatgaaaaattaattccaattcattttatgttttaaaagacatttataattataaatgatatatttgatatgaattataaatatttaaaagtttaaaaaattattaattaatacaaaggATTAAATTATGCGCCCGGTGAagagtgtagttttcgcggtggatggaaagaagtatgtgttaaaacgggaagaagttcccgagtatcgttctcaaaggacgacaaggagggaatttgagcggtaaggggattaagcacaagagtgtttagtgtttgaaagctaacccaaacataggaAGGAACGCGCATGAAACATCataaaaataaggaacaaaacgttggaaacaatcaatgggaaaggaggatttggatcttgcaactcatataggtatccttgatttcctaagatattaggctagcaacacttagattatgaaaatgagacaaggtcaccaacaccaccgccactcttgtggtcaatggactcacttcttagactgtaatgtcatccttgtgatcactaggctagaagaggcattttgtaatgtcatccttgtgatcactaggctagaagaggcattttgacaaacacgttttgtgatcactaggctagaagaggcattttgacaaacacgttatgtgcctcttgtcttccactaggcattttgacaaacacgttatgtgcctcttgtcttccactctcccttttctcaaaggtgagagggaaatgtggaTGGTGAGGGCTAGATCTACTCtttactctcgtaggtgagtaTTCCTATCCTACTCCTCTAGTGCAATCGGATCTTAATTGGCATAGAGTCAAGACATCTATCCCAATCCACAATCAACTCatcaatcaagcaattgcaaaacctaattgattaattcaaagctcaagaatatccatacaacattgctcaatccaaatccacaaagatctatctaatcatacttggggtgtgtttggttggggggttttggtatagggaatgggtatgaaagtgattgctagtgtttggttgataggttttgagaatgctactatgggtatggaataccccattaatgggaaaacccatacccttattaaataagggtttcatttcacttcttcatttcttccccaactattaatattcattcccattccacccaactaccaaacatgctaaatactttcaccaaaacccattacccttaccaagtatttgatacccattccgattccgattcccatgtgcgaaccaaacacacccttggaattgaaatagcaaaaggcaaaagtaatgacaagaaattaaaatgaagacttagctagaaattgaactttgaacttgaacttgaacttgaatttgaacttgaatttgaacttgaatgttgatcacaatcttgcaatggaattcttctctaattctaatctaaacctaagaattgcaatgggaagtgaattgggagagatctctctaggctaaccctagagagagaaatattctaaggtGTGGAATGGTGAATCTAAGTCTCCCTCTTTGAAAGTTAGCTCAATTCTCCTTTTAAACTTGCAAAAATCGCCCAATTTcgcgatggacgcgcgtccactgcgcgtccagcgtgcctGCTGCTTCGGCTTGCGTTTGGACTCGGGgtggacgcgggcgtccgaTTTCACGCTCTCTGAACTTTGGTTCGGCCTCTGatggacgcgggcgtccacccGGGCGTCCATCAGAGAGCTCTCTGATTCTGCTCTGTTTCTGCTGTTTTGGGACGTTGGACGCGGgctggacgcacgctggacggcgtccactgcgcgtccaaggcctattTTGCCTTCCAACTTCGGTTTGTAAATCCTTCTCCGAAATATTGccattttccacctttttgcacttctttttacctacaaaacaattaacaaagcgTAGAATGGGGTACTAAGACAATATAAAGCATTTTAAGGCAATTTAAGACTAAACCGTTCATAAAAGCcttaacttgtatactaaacgatccacaaataaccttataaaagtggtatcttttgcacttatcacccGGGTTTATCCGCCTAGTATCCTGCACCTCGCATTCATGATATTGACATTCAACTGTGCCCCGAAGAAACGGTCGAAGGAGTATGCAATAtttgatatgatttttaaatatgtaaaaattaaaaaaatagttaatacaaaagattaaattatacggagtaaatagttttgaaataaac from Ipomoea triloba cultivar NCNSP0323 chromosome 12, ASM357664v1 encodes the following:
- the LOC115997913 gene encoding gamma-interferon-responsive lysosomal thiol protein-like; its protein translation is MASPNNQICRIIFACLFIFQCHSSSSDLDDRVSVSLYYESLCPYCANFIVNQLVKLFVTDLGSIVNLRLIPWGNTQTAPNNAWICQHGPDECLLDVVQACAINVWPNQEMHFRLVYCIERLQVENRHGEWNSCFAATGLSELPVRDCFNNGVGIRIEQGYGDETASLNPPHRFVPWVLVNNQPLQEDYDNFEAYICRAYKGNRIPQACQSLPVEANMVKTSSYTPQVCFRE